A single region of the Bacillus cereus genome encodes:
- a CDS encoding DUF3997 domain-containing protein, protein MKRWIILFAALLLTGCTGNTNHLTYTINDEYELIHTSGDAFELFPSQDAVYATQYIPAKITEIAWDDKYIITKQIEEKSDPNNPDAAITNKKSEHYWIIDVKHNKRFGPYNEKQFNEQKDAFKITVPFQSVDSYVKELKKQSA, encoded by the coding sequence TTGAAAAGATGGATAATCCTATTTGCCGCACTCTTATTAACAGGTTGTACAGGCAATACAAACCATTTAACCTATACAATTAACGACGAATATGAACTCATACATACTTCTGGAGATGCATTTGAACTTTTCCCATCGCAAGATGCTGTATATGCTACACAATACATTCCTGCAAAAATCACAGAAATTGCTTGGGACGATAAATACATTATCACAAAACAAATTGAGGAAAAATCAGATCCAAATAATCCTGATGCAGCAATTACAAATAAAAAAAGTGAACATTATTGGATTATCGATGTAAAGCATAATAAACGATTCGGTCCTTATAATGAAAAACAATTTAACGAACAAAAAGATGCATTTAAAATTACAGTACCTTTTCAAAGTGTAGATTCATATGTGAAAGAGCTAAAAAAACAGTCAGCATAA
- a CDS encoding acetyl-CoA C-acetyltransferase, giving the protein MHNVVITAAVRSPIGTFGGALKNVTPVELAVPVLQEAVKRGGVEPHEVDEVILGHCIQRTDEANTARTAALAAGFPDTVTGYTIQRQCSSGMQAIMSAAMQIQLGVSDVVIAGGVEAMSSSPYALKQHRWGQRLQHGEIRDTVWEVLEDPIHHIMMGETAENLVEQYEITREEQDEVALRSHTLALQAIESGYFDDQIVPITIKERRKEVVFSKDEHPRADITAEKLAGLKPAFRKDGSVTAGNASGLNDGSAVLVLMSEEKAKEKGLQPLARIVGYSVAGVDPKIMGIGPAPAIRKGLEKVDWSLEDADLLEINEAFAAQYLAVEKELGLDREKVNVNGSGVGLGHPIGCTGARITVSLIHELKRRGLEKGIASLCVGGGIGVALFIEAL; this is encoded by the coding sequence ATGCATAATGTTGTTATTACAGCTGCAGTTCGTTCACCAATTGGAACTTTTGGGGGAGCGCTAAAAAATGTAACGCCAGTAGAATTAGCTGTTCCTGTACTTCAGGAAGCTGTAAAACGAGGCGGGGTAGAACCACATGAAGTTGATGAAGTAATTTTAGGTCATTGTATTCAAAGAACTGATGAAGCAAATACGGCGAGAACGGCTGCATTAGCGGCAGGATTTCCTGACACAGTTACGGGGTATACAATCCAACGCCAATGTTCTTCAGGTATGCAAGCAATTATGTCAGCTGCAATGCAAATTCAATTAGGTGTGAGTGATGTTGTTATTGCAGGTGGAGTAGAAGCGATGAGTTCGAGCCCTTATGCATTGAAACAGCACCGCTGGGGACAACGTCTACAGCACGGAGAAATTCGTGACACGGTGTGGGAAGTGCTAGAAGATCCGATTCATCATATTATGATGGGTGAAACAGCGGAAAATTTAGTTGAACAATATGAAATTACAAGAGAGGAACAAGATGAAGTTGCGCTTCGCAGTCATACATTGGCACTGCAAGCAATCGAGTCTGGATACTTTGACGATCAAATTGTTCCTATTACGATAAAAGAACGTAGAAAAGAAGTTGTATTTTCGAAAGATGAACATCCACGTGCAGATATTACAGCGGAAAAATTAGCAGGATTAAAACCAGCTTTCCGTAAAGATGGATCGGTAACGGCAGGAAATGCATCTGGTCTTAATGACGGAAGTGCGGTTTTAGTATTAATGAGTGAGGAAAAAGCGAAAGAAAAAGGGCTACAACCGTTAGCTCGAATTGTTGGATATTCAGTAGCGGGTGTAGATCCGAAAATTATGGGTATTGGACCAGCGCCAGCAATTCGCAAAGGCTTAGAAAAAGTAGATTGGTCATTAGAAGATGCAGATTTACTTGAAATTAATGAAGCTTTCGCTGCACAATACCTAGCTGTAGAGAAAGAGTTAGGATTAGACCGTGAGAAAGTGAATGTAAACGGTAGTGGTGTAGGACTTGGACATCCAATCGGTTGTACAGGAGCTCGTATTACGGTAAGTTTAATTCATGAATTAAAAAGACGTGGATTAGAGAAAGGTATTGCCTCGCTATGTGTTGGAGGCGGCATTGGAGTAGCTTTATTTATAGAAGCATTATAA
- a CDS encoding AAA family ATPase, with amino-acid sequence MIDVPFLKNVTLKKENIPSFSAYPYCLPAIRSLQSLAFHPNVTFITGENGTGKSTLLEAIAVALGFNAEGGTKNFRFSTNDSHSSLHEYLRISKSFNTPNDGFFLRAESFYNVASYIDEIDAIKSYGGVSLHEQSHGESFFSLFMNRFSGQGLYILDEPEAALSPMRQLSMLIRMHELAEQGSQFVIATHSPILMAYPESTIYSLTQEGIHESSLEETEHYQTTKLFFENRDRLFHHLFKS; translated from the coding sequence TTGATTGACGTACCCTTTTTAAAAAATGTCACATTAAAAAAAGAAAATATCCCTAGTTTTTCTGCCTATCCTTACTGTCTACCCGCTATCCGATCATTACAATCACTAGCTTTCCACCCAAATGTAACCTTCATTACTGGAGAAAACGGGACAGGTAAATCAACATTACTCGAAGCAATTGCAGTTGCTTTAGGTTTTAATGCAGAAGGTGGAACAAAAAATTTCCGCTTTAGCACAAATGATTCACATTCGTCTTTACATGAATATCTTCGAATTTCCAAAAGTTTCAATACACCAAACGACGGTTTCTTTCTTCGCGCTGAATCATTTTATAACGTTGCTTCTTATATCGATGAAATAGATGCTATAAAATCTTACGGCGGCGTTTCACTTCACGAACAATCACACGGCGAATCATTCTTCTCATTATTTATGAATCGTTTTTCAGGACAAGGTTTATACATTTTAGATGAGCCTGAGGCAGCTTTATCCCCGATGAGACAACTTTCAATGCTCATTCGAATGCACGAACTAGCTGAACAAGGTTCACAATTTGTTATTGCCACGCATTCCCCTATATTAATGGCTTATCCTGAATCTACTATATACTCTTTAACACAAGAGGGGATTCACGAATCATCTTTAGAAGAAACGGAGCATTACCAAACGACGAAACTTTTCTTTGAAAATCGCGATCGATTATTTCATCATTTATTTAAGTCATAA
- a CDS encoding PadR family transcriptional regulator — translation MSTSQMLKGILEGCLLAIISEGEIYGYEMSERLAKYGFTMASEGSIYPLLIRMQKEGLITSIMKESPSGPKRKYYTLTEKGADELDEFMGRWEAMQSSVERLLEGKGRRK, via the coding sequence ATGTCGACAAGTCAAATGCTGAAAGGGATTTTAGAAGGGTGCTTACTTGCTATTATTTCTGAAGGTGAAATATACGGTTATGAAATGAGTGAAAGGCTAGCGAAGTATGGCTTTACAATGGCAAGTGAGGGAAGTATTTATCCGTTATTAATACGAATGCAAAAGGAAGGATTAATAACGAGTATAATGAAGGAATCTCCATCTGGCCCTAAACGGAAGTATTACACGTTAACAGAAAAGGGAGCAGATGAACTAGATGAATTTATGGGGCGCTGGGAAGCGATGCAGAGTAGTGTAGAACGTCTACTTGAAGGGAAGGGAAGAAGAAAATAA
- a CDS encoding ImmA/IrrE family metallo-endopeptidase, producing the protein MDPYVNICICITPGANISDDRIAKDLAVAESIWHPITFQIQEVIVLNELFRFSDREISYKSSIQSQEKLASFFQTCVNEAPECDLYICYIGSDYFKETAVIACAYSLAKQQQLTGYIVLTNSAAPMKNIYTLAHEIGHILFTRRIHGKLTHADPHSPTGSEHHPSPSNLMYPIVPRPENVHIHSLLTNEQKELSLQSSLLQRKKQ; encoded by the coding sequence ATGGATCCATACGTCAATATATGTATTTGCATTACTCCAGGCGCTAATATTTCTGACGACCGCATCGCAAAAGATTTAGCAGTTGCAGAATCAATTTGGCATCCCATTACATTTCAAATTCAAGAAGTAATTGTGTTAAATGAGCTTTTCCGTTTTTCTGACCGTGAGATTAGTTATAAAAGTTCCATTCAAAGTCAGGAAAAATTAGCATCCTTTTTCCAAACGTGTGTAAATGAAGCTCCCGAATGTGATCTTTATATTTGTTATATTGGCAGTGATTATTTCAAAGAAACAGCAGTAATTGCCTGCGCCTACTCTTTAGCAAAACAACAACAACTTACTGGTTACATCGTTTTAACAAACTCAGCTGCTCCAATGAAAAATATATACACCCTCGCTCACGAAATTGGTCATATTTTATTTACAAGACGGATTCACGGAAAACTTACTCATGCAGATCCTCATTCCCCAACTGGCTCGGAGCACCATCCTTCCCCATCAAACCTTATGTATCCTATAGTTCCCCGCCCAGAAAACGTCCATATTCATTCCTTATTAACGAACGAACAAAAGGAACTCTCCTTACAAAGTTCTTTATTACAAAGAAAAAAACAGTAA
- a CDS encoding NUDIX hydrolase — protein MGYIEELRKVVGTRPLILVGSAIIILNDNQEVLLQYRSDTYDWGVPGGAMELGETTEETARRELFEETGLSAKIMQFLGVLSGKEVYFQYPNGDEIFNVIHLYQGHHVSGEVKLDHEGLQLQYFPVDKLPNLNKTTEKILQKFLYALTE, from the coding sequence TTGGGGTATATTGAAGAGTTACGCAAAGTAGTTGGTACGAGACCACTTATTTTAGTAGGGTCAGCAATTATTATATTAAATGATAATCAAGAAGTATTGCTTCAATATCGTTCAGATACATATGATTGGGGTGTGCCTGGCGGGGCAATGGAATTGGGAGAAACGACAGAAGAAACTGCTCGTAGAGAATTATTCGAGGAGACGGGGCTAAGTGCAAAAATAATGCAATTTCTTGGGGTTCTTTCGGGAAAAGAAGTGTACTTCCAATATCCAAATGGAGATGAAATTTTTAATGTCATTCATCTGTATCAGGGTCATCATGTGAGTGGGGAAGTTAAGCTTGATCATGAAGGATTACAGCTTCAATATTTTCCGGTAGATAAGTTACCGAATTTGAATAAAACAACGGAGAAGATTTTACAAAAATTCCTATACGCATTAACAGAATAG
- a CDS encoding DUF4184 family protein, with the protein MPFTFAHPAAVLPFAKKKSSYISVTALILGSMAPDFEYFLHFRPYGIIGHTWAGFLYLNLPLIFLLAYVYHCILKGPFITYLPKPFASYYKYVVDEKWGLYTWKDFFVFCYSALFGMATHVVWDAFTHKTGYFVMKMPLLQQEVYSIPIYKFLQHGSTCFGLLLLIYVLWKYRRMDRDTSLTSEKRKYWSLSIGLAAIIFIVHAFIDPYFHIFQIGGIIVSGLTSSFCGLLIVSIVYKARD; encoded by the coding sequence ATGCCGTTTACATTTGCGCATCCAGCAGCTGTTCTCCCTTTTGCTAAGAAAAAATCTAGTTACATTTCAGTAACGGCTCTTATATTAGGTAGTATGGCACCTGATTTTGAATATTTTTTACATTTTAGGCCATACGGTATTATTGGCCATACATGGGCTGGTTTCTTATATTTGAATTTACCACTCATTTTTTTATTAGCATATGTATATCATTGTATTTTAAAAGGACCATTTATAACATATTTACCTAAGCCTTTTGCTAGTTACTATAAATATGTAGTAGATGAGAAGTGGGGGCTTTATACTTGGAAAGATTTTTTTGTATTTTGCTATTCTGCTTTATTCGGTATGGCGACGCATGTCGTTTGGGATGCTTTTACTCATAAGACTGGCTATTTTGTTATGAAAATGCCGCTGTTACAGCAAGAAGTATATAGTATACCGATTTATAAGTTTTTACAGCATGGGAGTACATGTTTTGGTCTACTATTACTAATATATGTACTATGGAAATATAGAAGAATGGATAGAGATACTAGTTTAACTTCGGAAAAAAGGAAATACTGGTCTTTATCTATTGGTTTGGCAGCCATTATATTTATCGTTCATGCGTTCATAGATCCCTATTTTCATATTTTCCAAATAGGGGGTATAATAGTATCTGGACTGACAAGTTCGTTTTGTGGACTTCTCATTGTTTCTATAGTTTACAAAGCAAGGGACTAA
- a CDS encoding SDR family NAD(P)-dependent oxidoreductase, with product MTVRHIEGVMKMKLAGKVAIVTGGGIGIGRNTALLLAKQGAKVIVTDIDQESGQATVEEIMNLGGEALFVSYDMGKQGDWQRVISFTMEAYSRVDMLFQNAGLYKIDSIFSRRQENDSNVLCINDVWIEIKQLTSSFMKQQEEVVLSDLPVFGVISTRGQSFHTIEALA from the coding sequence ATGACGGTAAGACATATAGAAGGGGTAATGAAAATGAAGCTTGCAGGAAAAGTTGCTATCGTAACTGGCGGTGGCATCGGTATTGGACGTAATACAGCTCTTTTGTTGGCTAAACAAGGCGCAAAAGTAATTGTGACGGACATTGATCAAGAAAGTGGACAAGCAACAGTGGAAGAAATTATGAATCTAGGCGGAGAGGCGCTTTTTGTATCCTATGATATGGGAAAACAAGGAGATTGGCAACGTGTTATCAGTTTTACTATGGAGGCATACAGTCGTGTTGATATGCTTTTTCAAAATGCTGGTCTATATAAAATAGATTCTATTTTTTCCCGCCGACAAGAGAACGATTCCAATGTACTTTGTATTAATGACGTTTGGATAGAGATAAAACAATTAACGTCATCTTTTATGAAACAGCAAGAAGAAGTGGTGCTCAGTGATTTACCGGTTTTTGGTGTTATTAGCACGAGAGGACAATCATTTCATACAATAGAAGCCCTAGCATAA
- a CDS encoding RDD family protein, translating into MKLKMHRPALVMNRIGASLIDMFLISVMYGAIVAVITGNYSAIFNRFNISFGDYRYDLTVAFILMAIYFILLPFIWNGSTVGKKVTRTKIISLTSEKLTLQTLIIRFFVLLLPSILLLGIPLICNVYMMLFRKDNCGFHDLIAKTKVMSLV; encoded by the coding sequence ATGAAGTTAAAGATGCATCGTCCAGCGCTTGTAATGAATCGCATAGGTGCTTCCCTTATTGACATGTTTTTAATCTCGGTTATGTACGGTGCGATAGTAGCTGTTATCACCGGAAACTATAGTGCTATTTTCAATCGTTTTAATATAAGTTTTGGTGACTATAGATATGACCTTACGGTAGCTTTTATACTAATGGCTATATATTTTATTTTGTTACCCTTTATTTGGAACGGTTCTACAGTAGGTAAAAAGGTAACAAGAACAAAAATAATTTCATTAACAAGTGAAAAACTAACGTTACAAACATTAATAATACGATTTTTTGTATTGTTATTACCAAGCATATTGTTACTTGGAATTCCATTAATATGTAACGTATATATGATGTTATTCCGCAAAGATAATTGTGGTTTCCATGATTTAATTGCAAAAACGAAAGTGATGAGTCTAGTATAA
- a CDS encoding ABC transporter ATP-binding protein gives MAELKLENIYKIYDNNVTAVTDFNLHIQDKEFIVFVGPSGCGKSTTLRMVAGLEDISKGEFSIDGKLMNDVPPKDRDIAMVFQNYALYPHMSVYDNMAFGLKLRKIPKDEIDRRVNDAAKILGLEQYLTRKPKALSGGQRQRVALGRAIVRDAKVFLMDEPLSNLDAKLRVAMRSEISKLHHRLGTTTIYVTHDQTEAMTMASRLVVMKDGKIQQIGTPKEVYETPENIFVGGFIGSPAMNFFRGKLTETDFVIDNSLKIKVSEGKMKLLREQGYVNKEIVLGIRPEDIHDELLFLEASQSTTFTTKIEVAELLGAESILYMKLGNQDFAARVDARHAFSPGDQIKLAFDLNKAHFFDSQTEQRIR, from the coding sequence ATGGCAGAACTTAAATTAGAAAATATTTATAAAATATATGATAATAACGTAACAGCCGTAACAGATTTTAACTTACACATTCAAGATAAAGAATTTATCGTATTCGTTGGTCCTTCTGGGTGCGGAAAATCTACCACATTACGAATGGTAGCTGGCCTTGAAGATATTTCAAAAGGAGAATTTTCAATTGATGGTAAGCTAATGAACGATGTTCCTCCAAAAGATCGAGATATCGCAATGGTCTTCCAAAACTATGCTCTTTATCCGCATATGAGTGTTTATGATAATATGGCATTCGGATTAAAACTTCGAAAAATACCGAAAGATGAAATCGATCGTCGCGTTAACGACGCAGCAAAAATTTTAGGGCTTGAACAATATTTAACTAGAAAACCAAAAGCGTTATCAGGTGGACAACGACAACGTGTTGCATTAGGCAGAGCAATTGTTCGAGACGCAAAAGTTTTCTTAATGGATGAACCATTGTCAAACTTAGATGCAAAACTACGTGTTGCAATGAGATCCGAAATTTCTAAATTACACCACCGCCTTGGCACAACGACAATTTATGTAACACATGATCAAACTGAAGCAATGACAATGGCTTCACGTCTTGTTGTTATGAAAGATGGAAAAATCCAACAAATTGGAACTCCAAAAGAAGTATATGAAACACCTGAAAATATTTTCGTTGGTGGTTTTATCGGTTCACCCGCGATGAATTTCTTCCGCGGAAAATTAACTGAAACCGATTTCGTTATAGACAATTCATTAAAAATCAAAGTATCTGAAGGAAAAATGAAATTATTACGCGAACAAGGCTATGTAAATAAAGAAATTGTTTTAGGTATTCGTCCAGAAGATATTCATGATGAACTATTATTTTTAGAAGCTTCGCAATCTACTACTTTCACAACAAAAATTGAAGTTGCAGAGTTGTTAGGGGCTGAATCTATCTTATATATGAAACTTGGAAATCAAGATTTTGCAGCACGTGTTGATGCAAGACATGCTTTTTCACCTGGAGATCAAATTAAACTTGCATTTGATTTAAATAAAGCGCATTTCTTTGACAGTCAAACCGAACAACGTATTCGTTAA
- a CDS encoding DUF1129 domain-containing protein gives MKVSKEGEKFLIDTKVYLITKGIKEEDVDAFLEDAELHLIEGEKKGKTVSDIFGDSPKEYAEELAKEMEKDKSGSIKSILAMIIGIGGYWILTHILFNNPNQQFTLTNMQLIGYPIVLIITIIGTIVAFRMSSFKNKFVEFGIIYVIVMVPILLLVLLMFIDKWYGTPILQLSTIQTYILAASIFLLLFIGEVYVLGWMGVLVLIVPLAIMFIFKDLEERNVLWGIAKILLMYGSIYGLMRWSLKIEERKSVNE, from the coding sequence ATGAAGGTTTCTAAAGAAGGAGAAAAGTTTTTAATTGATACGAAAGTGTATTTAATAACGAAGGGAATTAAAGAAGAAGATGTGGACGCTTTTTTAGAAGATGCAGAACTTCATTTAATAGAAGGTGAGAAAAAGGGAAAGACGGTGAGCGATATATTTGGTGATTCGCCAAAAGAGTATGCGGAAGAATTGGCGAAAGAGATGGAGAAGGATAAAAGCGGGAGTATAAAGAGTATTCTTGCGATGATAATTGGTATTGGTGGGTATTGGATATTAACTCATATCTTATTTAATAATCCGAATCAGCAATTTACACTAACGAATATGCAGTTAATTGGATATCCTATCGTCTTAATCATTACGATTATTGGAACAATTGTTGCATTTAGAATGTCTTCTTTTAAAAATAAGTTTGTAGAGTTCGGGATTATTTACGTAATAGTAATGGTTCCCATCTTATTATTAGTATTATTGATGTTTATTGATAAATGGTACGGTACACCTATTTTGCAATTGTCGACAATACAAACATATATATTAGCAGCAAGTATCTTTTTATTACTTTTCATTGGAGAAGTGTATGTTCTTGGTTGGATGGGTGTTCTGGTGCTAATTGTTCCTTTAGCGATTATGTTTATATTTAAAGACTTAGAAGAAAGAAATGTACTTTGGGGCATTGCAAAGATATTACTTATGTATGGAAGTATATATGGATTAATGAGATGGTCTTTAAAAATTGAAGAGAGAAAAAGTGTAAACGAGTAG
- a CDS encoding DUF1129 domain-containing protein, producing the protein MLSSEARNFLLDMRLFLTAKSVKESDIESFIEDAELHLIEGETDGKSVEEIFGSSPKEYANELVKVMERDRQETWKQIGFTVMNIVSFWIIASILIVNNGLLQMSLIQCVGYSFSLILVVMGPNFLLRKMTFVTSFTKTWFAMWSLVMIVPMFLIGAVTILDVIYPTKMFTFTGVQSYILAGGIFVITVAINIYFDGWFKNLYLIIPLSIMLVFKTFTSEDLVPMLFQIICLYGSLFILIFLEIMMKMNRREAV; encoded by the coding sequence ATGCTATCAAGTGAAGCACGAAATTTTTTATTGGATATGAGATTATTTTTGACAGCAAAGAGTGTGAAAGAAAGCGATATTGAAAGCTTTATCGAAGACGCAGAACTTCATTTAATAGAAGGTGAGACTGATGGGAAAAGTGTAGAAGAAATTTTCGGAAGCTCACCGAAAGAATATGCAAATGAACTTGTAAAAGTGATGGAAAGAGATAGACAGGAAACGTGGAAGCAAATTGGTTTTACAGTAATGAATATCGTTTCGTTTTGGATTATTGCTTCTATCCTAATAGTGAATAACGGATTATTACAGATGTCACTTATTCAGTGCGTTGGGTATAGTTTTTCATTGATTTTAGTTGTTATGGGTCCTAATTTTTTACTTCGTAAAATGACCTTCGTAACAAGTTTTACAAAAACATGGTTTGCTATGTGGTCTTTAGTCATGATTGTACCAATGTTTCTAATAGGGGCTGTAACGATATTAGATGTGATATATCCTACCAAAATGTTTACATTCACTGGGGTGCAAAGTTATATATTAGCTGGAGGTATATTTGTCATCACAGTAGCGATAAATATATATTTTGATGGATGGTTTAAAAACTTATATTTAATTATTCCTCTTTCTATTATGTTAGTGTTTAAAACATTTACATCGGAAGACCTCGTGCCAATGTTATTTCAAATTATATGTTTATATGGAAGTTTGTTTATTTTAATTTTCCTTGAAATTATGATGAAGATGAATAGAAGGGAAGCTGTTTAA
- a CDS encoding DUF3928 family protein has translation MYTLKIVSDREALYQFASYVRVVQGVEDVFVEVGEPLYEHPLMKFYVHITIEETYDQHKALQEIARLVELGRFTYVHYRNEEIEEAFEAVKYESFKK, from the coding sequence ATGTATACATTAAAAATCGTTTCAGACAGAGAAGCTCTTTATCAATTTGCGAGTTATGTAAGAGTCGTACAAGGGGTTGAAGATGTATTTGTAGAGGTGGGAGAACCTTTATATGAACATCCATTAATGAAATTTTATGTACATATTACAATTGAAGAAACATATGATCAACATAAAGCGCTACAAGAAATAGCGAGATTAGTAGAATTAGGGCGTTTTACATACGTCCATTATCGCAATGAGGAAATTGAAGAAGCTTTTGAAGCTGTAAAGTACGAAAGCTTTAAGAAATAA
- the malL gene encoding oligo-1,6-glucosidase, producing MEKQWWKESVVYQIYPRSFMDSNGDGIGDLRGILSKLDYLKELGIDVIWLSPVYESPNDDNGYDISDYCKIMNEFGTMEDWDELLHEMHKRNMKLMMDLVVNHTSDEHNWFIESRQSKDNKYRDYYIWRPGSEGKEPNNWGAAFSGSAWQYDEMTDEYYLHLFSKKQPDLNWDNAKVRQDVYGMMKFWLEKGIDGFRMDVINFISKEEGLPAVETDEEGYVSGHKHFMNGPNIHKYLHEMNEEVLSHYDIMTVGEMPGVTTEEAKLYTGEARKELQMVFQFEHMDLDSGEGGKWDVKPCSLLTLKENLTKWQKALEQTGWNSLYWNNHDQPRVVSRFGNDGAYRNESAKMLATVLHMMKGTPYIYQGEEIGMTNVRFESIDEYRDIETLNMYKEKVIEHGENIDKVMQSIYIKGRDNARTPMQWDDKKHAGFTTGEPWIAVNPNYKEINVKQAIQDEESIFYYYKKLIELRKNNEIVVYGSYDLILENNPSIFAYVRTYGEEKLLVIANFTADECVFELPEDIIYNESELLIHNYDVENVSIENIILRPYEAMVFKLK from the coding sequence ATGGAAAAACAATGGTGGAAAGAAAGTGTAGTATATCAAATTTATCCTCGTAGTTTTATGGATAGTAACGGTGATGGCATAGGGGATCTTCGTGGCATTCTTTCAAAGCTAGATTACTTAAAAGAATTAGGTATTGATGTAATTTGGTTATCACCAGTCTATGAATCTCCAAATGATGATAATGGTTATGATATAAGTGATTATTGTAAAATTATGAATGAGTTCGGAACAATGGAAGATTGGGATGAACTATTACATGAAATGCATAAACGTAATATGAAGCTTATGATGGACTTAGTTGTTAATCATACTTCAGATGAACATAATTGGTTTATTGAATCACGTCAATCGAAAGATAATAAATATAGAGACTATTATATATGGCGTCCTGGAAGTGAAGGGAAAGAGCCGAATAACTGGGGAGCAGCGTTTAGTGGCTCTGCATGGCAATATGATGAAATGACAGACGAATATTATCTACATCTGTTTTCTAAAAAACAACCAGATTTAAACTGGGATAATGCAAAGGTAAGACAAGATGTTTATGGCATGATGAAGTTTTGGTTAGAAAAAGGAATTGATGGATTCCGTATGGATGTTATTAATTTTATTTCTAAAGAAGAAGGTTTACCAGCTGTTGAAACGGATGAAGAAGGATATGTTTCAGGGCATAAACATTTTATGAACGGTCCGAACATTCACAAATATTTGCATGAAATGAATGAAGAAGTATTGTCTCATTATGACATTATGACGGTTGGGGAAATGCCAGGTGTAACGACAGAAGAGGCTAAATTATATACAGGTGAAGCTAGAAAAGAACTACAAATGGTATTCCAATTTGAACATATGGATTTAGATTCTGGAGAAGGTGGGAAATGGGATGTAAAACCGTGCTCACTCCTTACTCTGAAAGAAAACTTAACAAAATGGCAAAAAGCATTAGAGCAAACAGGCTGGAATAGCCTTTATTGGAATAACCATGACCAGCCGCGTGTTGTATCACGTTTCGGGAATGATGGAGCTTATCGAAATGAATCAGCGAAAATGTTAGCGACAGTACTTCATATGATGAAGGGGACACCGTATATTTATCAAGGAGAAGAAATCGGAATGACTAACGTTCGATTTGAATCCATTGATGAATATCGAGATATTGAAACGCTAAATATGTATAAAGAAAAAGTTATAGAGCACGGTGAAAATATAGATAAAGTGATGCAATCTATTTATATAAAGGGCCGAGATAATGCTAGAACGCCAATGCAGTGGGATGATAAGAAACATGCTGGATTCACAACGGGTGAGCCTTGGATAGCGGTAAACCCTAACTACAAAGAAATTAATGTGAAACAGGCGATTCAAGACGAAGAATCAATTTTTTATTACTATAAAAAATTGATTGAATTACGTAAAAATAATGAAATAGTTGTGTATGGATCATACGATTTAATACTAGAAAATAATCCTTCAATTTTTGCATATGTAAGAACATATGGAGAAGAAAAGCTTCTGGTGATTGCAAACTTCACTGCGGATGAATGTGTATTCGAATTACCTGAGGACATTATTTATAACGAATCAGAGTTATTAATACACAATTATGACGTAGAAAATGTATCGATAGAAAATATTATATTACGACCGTATGAAGCAATGGTATTTAAATTGAAATAA